Proteins encoded in a region of the Pieris brassicae chromosome 3, ilPieBrab1.1, whole genome shotgun sequence genome:
- the LOC123706995 gene encoding serine protease snake-like: MKVLIVLTLFEVIYVVNGSNILNTSLGHITIKARADESENPCNNTAPPKPDFSAPGRRISEAKCYEYIWETKKRQDDITRTTKCSEWIRKHQRGIPSVPYVIAGRPTTPGEFPHMGAVGWKAAVGTWIFKCGSSLISSKFLLTAAHCSKVSPRDTSVANPEPEIVRLGDKNIADVFSNGVYPQDVKIKRIVKHPNFSPPKKYFDIAIIEVTTELMFTKLVQPACLWTNYDTSQLGTKATLTGWGVIESGGRKTSPELQAADVDIIDSDKCQSLLRLYSNRLWRGLDLHQLCAGKLAGGVDACQGDSGGPLQVKIPLPVKSQGSMHYIIGITSFGAGCAQKNIPGVYTRIASFTDWIEDVVWRGL; the protein is encoded by the exons atgaaagtattaatagtattaacGTTGTTTGAAG taataTATGTCGTAAACGGCTCcaacatattaaatacaagTTTGGgacat aTTACAATAAAAGCAAGAGCCGATGAATCCGAAAACCCATGTAACAATACCGCACCACCTAAGCCTGACTTCTCAGCACCTGGTCGAAGAATTAGTGAAGCAA AGTGTTATGAATACATTTGGGAGACAAAGAAAAGACAGGACGACATAACAAGAACTACTAAAT gttCAGAGTGGATAAGAAAGCATCAACGTGGTATACCTTCCGTTCCTTATGTGATTGCTGGTCGACCCACCACGCCAGGTGAATTTCCCCATATG GGAGCTGTAGGATGGAAAGCTGCTGTTGGAACCTGGATATTTAAGTGCGGCAGTTCCTTAATCAGTTCAAAATTCCTGCTCACTGCTGCTCACTGCTCTAAAGTATCTCCGCGTGACACCAGTGTGGCGAACCCTGAACCGGAGATCGTAAGACTAGGAGATAAGAATATTGCTGATGTT ttTTCAAATGGAGTCTATCCACAAGATGTGAAAATCAAAAGAATTGTAAAACATCCGAACTTCAGTCCGCCCAAGAAATACTTTGACATTGCAATTATTGAAGTAACGACTGAGCTTATGTTCACAAAATTAGTTCAACCAGCTTGTCTATGGACCAACTACGATACAAGCCAACTTGGAACAAAGGCGACACTTACAGGATGGGGAGTCATAGAATCAG GTGGAAGGAAGACATCCCCAGAGTTACAAGCAGCGGATGTTGACATTATTGATTCAGACAAATGTCAAAGTTTACTTCGGCTCTATTCTAATCGCCTCTGGAGGGGACTAGACTTGCATCAGCTTTGTGCTGGAAAACTAGCGGGAGGGGTTGACGCTTGTCAG gGTGACTCAGGTGGACCTTTGCAGGTAAAGATACCTTTACCAGTAAAGTCACAGGGGTCAATGCACTACATCATTGGAATCACATCCTTTGGTGCTGGCTGTGCTCAGAAAAACATTCCTGGGGTATACACAAGGATCGCCAGTTTTACTGACTGGATAGAAGATGTGGTCTGGAGAGggttatga
- the LOC123706993 gene encoding serine protease snake-like — MFYKLFSLTFVCLISVCNGDVDTLDFSNSEVESIILEALKNNATVLSDFSNATDEVCKPLASVEPDFDRPGQSISETKCLQYMWKVKNLKDQDKADEDCRVYLISQIKRGIIPEILIFIPPTVIFGGRDARPAEFPHMGAIGWRAKDKPKWHFKCGGSLISEKFVVTAAHCTWLSLYHHYDVSNNTPEVVRFGVENIEDDKFNLYGNPIDVIIKNIIRHPRYRPPRKYFDIALLELKSKVKFSLKVHPACLWTKPSTRELGTRSILTGWGLTEHGKPSTILQAAVVDVLNTKKCNSLLHSSRNRNWHGFAKHQLCAGNLNGNVDTCQGDSGGPIQVKIESGSNSSINMVVGVTSFGINCGQKNRPGIYTKVSNFIKWIENNVWNNNVTEIKETKVTSLFKRKNVTLSGGLVTF; from the exons atgttctatAAACTGTTTTCACTTACCTTTGTATGTTTAATAAGTGTGTGTAATGGAG ACGTTGATACCCTCGATTTTTCAAACAGTGAAGTAGAGAGCATCATTTTGGAGGCATTAAag aaCAATGCAACTGTATTATCGGACTTTTCAAACGCAACAGATGAAGTATGCAAGCCTTTGGCATCCGTCGAGCCAGATTTCGATAGGCCAGGGCAAAGCATAAGTGAAACAa AATGCTTGCAATACATGTGGAAAGTGAAAAACTTAAAAGATCAAGACAAAGCAGACGAAGATT GCCGCGTTTATCTCATATCTCAAATAAAGCGAGGTATAATtcctgaaatattaatatttattcctCCAACAGTCATATTTGGTGGTAGGGATGCTAGACCAGCTGAATTCCCTCATATG GGAGCCATAGGATGGCGAGCGAAAGACAAACCTAAGTGGCATTTTAAATGTGGTGGATCATTGATAAGTGAAAAATTTGTTGTAACCGCTGCTCATTGCACTTGGCTTTCATTGTATCATCATTATGACGTCAGTAATAATACACCGGAAGTTGTGCGATTTGGTGTAGAAAATATAGAGGATGATAAG TTTAATTTATACGGAAATCCAATTGatgtgataattaaaaatataattagacaCCCGCGGTATAGGCCCCCTCGGAAGTATTTTGACATAGCGTTATTGGAGTTAAAGAGCAAGGTCAAGTTCAGCCTTAAAGTACATCCTGCCTGCTTGTGGACGAAGCCATCCACGCGTGAACTCGGCACTAGAAGTATTCTCACCGGATGGGGTCTCACAGAACATG gAAAACCTTCAACTATTCTTCAGGCTGCTGTGGTGGATgtgttaaatactaaaaagtgTAACTCCCTCTTGCACAGCTCTCGGAATAGAAACTGGCATGGTTTTGCTAAGCACCAGTTATGTGCTGGCAATTTAAATGGAAATGTTGACACATGTCAg ggAGATTCAGGAGGTCCCATACAAGTGAAGATAGAATCTGGATCAAATTCGTCTATAAATATGGTAGTTGGTGTGACATCATTTGGGATCAACTGTGGACAAAAGAATCGACCCGgaatttatacaaaagtttcaaatttcataaaatggATAGAAAATAACGTATGGAACAATAATGTTACGGAAATTAAGGAGACTAAAGTGACATCACTTTTTAAGAGGAAGAATGTCACTTTGAGTGGTGGTCTGGTAacattttaa